The following nucleotide sequence is from Coffea eugenioides isolate CCC68of chromosome 10, Ceug_1.0, whole genome shotgun sequence.
NNNNNNNNNNNNNNNNNNNNNNNNNNNNNNNNNNNNNNNNNNNNNNNNNNNNNNNNNNNNNNNNNNNNNNNNNNNNNNNNNNNNNNNNNNNNNNNNNNNNNNNNNNNNNNNNNNNNNNNNNNNNNNNNNNNNNNNNNNNNNNNNNNNNNNNNNNNNNNNNNNNNNNNNNNNNNNNNNNNNNNNNNNNNNNNNNNNNNNNNNNNNNNNNNNNNNNNNNNNNNNNNNNNNNNNNNNNNNNNNNNNNNNNNNNNNNNNNNNNNNNNNNNNNNNNNNNNNNNNNNNNNNNNNNNNNNNNNNNNNNNNNNNNNNNNNNNNNNNNNNNNNNNNNNNNNNNNNNNNNNNNNNNNNNNNNNNNNNNNNNNNNNNNNNNNNNNNNNNNNNNNNNNNNNNNNNNNNNNNNNNNNNNNNNNNNNNNNNNNNNNNNNNNNNNNNNNNNNNNNNNNNNNNNNNNNNNNNNNNNNNNNNNNNNNNNNNNNNNNNNNNNNNNNNNNNNNNNNNNNNNNNNNNNNNNNNNNNNNNNNNNNNNNNNNNNNNNNNNNNNNNNNNNNNNNNNNNNNNNNNNNNNNNNNNNNNNNNNNNNNNNNNNNNNNNNNNNNNNNNNNNNNNNNNNNNNNNNNNNNNNNNNNNNNNNNNNNNNNNNNNNNNNNNNNNNNNNNNNNNNNNNNNNNNNNNNNNNNNNNNNNNNNNNNNNNNNNNNNNNNNNNNNNNNNNNNNNNNNNNNNNNNNNNNNNNNNNNNNNNNNNNNNNNNNNNNNNNNNNNNNNNNNNNNNNNNNNNNNNNNNNNNNNNNNNNNNNNNNNNNNNNNNNNNNNNNNNNNNNNNNNNNNNNNNNNNNNNNNNNNNNNNNNNNNNNNNNNNNNNNNNNNNNNNNNNNNNNNNNNNNNNNNNNNNNNNNNNNNNNNNNNNNNNNNNNNNNNNNNNNNNNNNNNNNNNNNNNNNNNNNNNNNNNNNNNNNNNNNNNNNNNNNNNNNNNNNNNNNNNNNNNNNNNNNNNNNNNNNNNNNNNNNNNNNNNNNNNNNNNNNNNNNNNNNNNNNNNNNNNNNNNNNNNNNNNNNNNNNNNNNNNNNNNNNNNNNNNNNNNNNNNNNNNNNNNNNNNNNNNNNNNNNNNNNNNNNNNNNNNNNNNNNNNNNNNNNNNNNNNNNNNNNNNNNNNNNNNNNNNNNNNNNNNNNNNNNNNNNNNNNNNNNNNNNNNNNNNNNNNNNNNNNNNNNNNNNNNNNNNNNNNNNNNNNNNNNNNNNNNNNNNNNNNNNNNNNNNNNNNNNNNNNNNNNNNNNNNNNNNNNNNNNNNNNNNNNNNNNNNNNNNNNNNNNNNNNNNNNNNNNNNNNNNNNNNNNNNNNNNNNNNNNNNNNNNNNNNNNNNNNNNNNNNNNNNNNNNNNNNNNNNNNNNNNNNNNNNNNNNNNNNNNNNNNNNNNNNNNNNNNNNNNNNNNNNNNNNNNNNNNNNNNNNNNNNNNNNNNNNNNNNNNNNNNNNNNNNNNNNNNNNNNNNNNNNNNNNNNNNNNNNNNNNNNNNNNNNNNNNNNNNNNNNNNNNNNNNNNNNNNNNNNNNNNNNNNNNNNNNNNNNNNNNNNNNNNNNNNNNNNNNNNNNNNNNNNNNNNNNNNNNNNNNNNNNNNNNNNNNNNNNNNNNNNNNNNNNNNNNNNNNNNNNNNNNNNNNNNNNNNNNNNNNNNNNNNNNNNNNNNNNNNNNNNNNNNNNNNNNNNNNNNNNNNNNNNNNNNNNNNNNNNNNNNNNNNNNNNNNNNNNNNNNNNNNNNNNNNNNNNNNNNNNNNNNNNNNNNNNNNNNNNNNNNNNNNNNNNNNNNNNNNNNNNNNNNNNNNNNNNNNNNNNNNNNNNNNNNNNNNNNNNNNNNNNNNNNNNNNNNNNNNNNNNNNNNNNNNNNNNNNNNNNNNNNNNNNNNNNNNNNNNNNNNNNNNNNNNNNNNNNNNNNNNNNNNNNNNNNNNNNNNNNNNNNNNNNNNNNNNNNNNNNNNNNNNNNNNNNNNNNNNNNNNNNNNNNNNNNNNNNNNNNNNNNNNNNNNNNNNNNNNNNNNNNNNNNNNNNNNNNNNNNNNNNNNNNNNNNNNNNNNNNNNNNNNNNNNNNNNNNNNNNNNNNNNNNNNNNNNNNNNNNNNNNNNNNNNNNNNNNNNNNNNNNNNNNNNNNNNNNNNNNNNNNNNNNNNNNNNNNNNNNNNNNNNNNNNNNNNNNNNNNNNNNNNNNNNNNNNNNNNNNNNNNNNNNNNNNNNNNNNNNNNNNNNNNNNNNNNNNNNNNNNNNNNNNNNNNNNNNNNNNNNNNNNNNNNNNNNNNNNNNNNNNNNNNNNNNNNNNNNNNNNNNNNNNNNNNNNNNNNNNNNNNNNNNNNNNNNNNNNNNNNNNNNNNNNNNNNNNNNNNNNNNNNNNNNNNNNNNNNNNNNNNNNNNNNNNNNNNNNNNNNNNNNNNNNNNNNNNNNNNNNNNNNNNNNNNNNNNNNNNNNNNNNNNNNNNNNNNNNNNNNNNNNNNNNNNNNNNNNNNNNNNNNNNNNNNNNNNNNNNNNNNNNNNNNNNNNNNNNNNNNNNNNNNNNNNNNNNNNNNNNNNNNNNNNNNNNNNNNNNNNNNNNNNNNNNNNNNNNNNNNNNNNNNNNNNNNNNNNNNNNNNNNNNNNNNNNNNNNNNNNNNNNNNNNNNNNNNNNNNNNNNNNNNNNNNNNNNNNNNNNNNNNNNNNNNNNNNNNNNNNNNNNNNNNNNNNNNNNNNNNNNNNNNNNNNNNNNNNNNNNNNNNNNNNNNNNNNNNNNNNNNNNNNNNNNNNNNNNNNNNNNNNNNNNNNNNNNNNNNNNNNNNNNNNNNNNNNNNNNNNNNNNNNNNNNNNNNNNNNNNNNNNNNNNNNNNNNNNNNNNNNNNNNNNNNNNNNNNNNNNNNNNNNNNNNNNNNNNNNNNNNNNNNNNNNNNNNNNNNNNNNNNNNNNNNNNNNNNNNNNNNNNNNNNNNNNNNNNNNNNNNNNNNNNNNNNNNNNNNNNNNNNNNNNNNNNNNNNNNNNNNNNNNNNNNNNNNNNNNNNNNNNNNNNNNNNNNNNNNNNNNNNNNNNNNNNNNNNNNNNNNNNNNNNNNNNNNNNNNNNNNNNNNNNNNNNNNNNNNNNNNNNNNNNNNNNNNNNNNNNNNNNNNNNNNNNNNNNNNNNNNNNNNNNNNNNNNNNNNNNNNNNNNNNNNNNNNNNNNNNNNNNNNNNNNNNNNNNNNNNNNNNNNNNNNNNNNNNNNNNNNNNNNNNNNNNNNNNNNNNNNNNNNNNNNNNNNNNNNNNNNNNNNNNNNNNNNNNNNNNNNNNNNNNNNNNNNNNNNNNNNNNNNNNNNNNNNNNNNNNNNNNNNNNNNNNNNNNNNNNNNNNNNNNNNNNNNNNNNNNNNNNNNNNNNNNNNNNNNNNNNNNNNNNNNNNNNNNNNNNNNNNNNNNNNNNNNNNNNNNNNNNNNNNNNNNNNNNNNNNNNNNNNNNNNNNNNNNNNNNNNNNNNNNNNNNNNNNNNNNNNNNNNNNNNNNNNNNNNNNNNNTCACGAACTATCCAATTCTAGTACCCACAACAAAAGGCTAGTAGACAAATAGCAGATAAgccattttcttcattttattttattaagttCTAACAAGTCGACGCAGTTTCTTTTTCATTAAATACAGTGAAAAAGAAATTGCATTTCAACGAGCTTAGAAGAATAGCTTCAGCCAACTGCCATAACCTGAAGAATAAGGTAGGTGGATGCAACTCATTAACTAAGCACCATAGCACGGAGACAAAGTATATAaagaataagaaagaaaaacctTGTTCAAGACTCTAATAGTGAgtgtagacaatggaattttaattaaattctaaaaattaccattggtctattaaaatatttttgtccaatcggatattgccatatgtcatgtacacaTGGAAAATTTGGTTATTAAGCAGCCAATTATATTTTGCCACGTGTCAAGGTGAGGtgttccaaatcaattcaaattgcaggggtatctccaccaaccaaatcatatcatatcatgtatttattggataaatgtctaaatatttatttcttattaaagggataatatttagaaatgtttaatccaagtatatctcttatatactgcaatggcCTGGCCAATAAAATGgcgccacgtcacgtgtccccacAAGTCTAGCCAATCGAgaaattacttatctctttattaatgaagagataatatttaactggcacagtcctaatatgactgtaCGTCTTGCTAGGCAAGTGGAGTGGTGTACATGATCTCAACCTCCACCTCTTGCTacaactataaatagaggtctctcAACCAAGTTAAGGGGACACAGAGATATCAAGAAGCATCTCATACACTCAAGTATTGAAGTTTCAAGCTACGAAGGGTTGGATCTTCAAGCTCTCCAAGTCTTCCGCATATCAAGGCTTGAGCCTCCAAATATTCTcaaattcttcaaatcttccatatcaagatttgaaagaatcggtggttgatccaagaacaagctgcgaagcccttggattggtgttcgaggagaagaatcgaaggaaactCTCCATAAGTTCGAGAAACTTCCAGAGATTGTACCTACATATTTTTCTAAGTTTATATAGtatatatttgtcgtgtatttctttttcttgtcgttttgcagacttgaaatctTTATCGCGTACAAATTTTTGGCACGCCCGGTGGGACCATCTCTGCCTTCCATCTCTTCTCCTCAAATATTCAACTATGTCTATCGCCAATGGCACCAAAGAGCAACAAAATCGTGATTGCACGTTCCAAGGCTACTGATGCTAAGCCTGTTCAGGAAGCTGCACACGTTGCCACCAATACCCGCGTTATTGGCCCCGTGACAAGGAGTATGACGAGGGCCTCCACCCAAAGTAGCATGGAACCCTCGGCGCCAACTCCCGTCTTCGGGTCAACATCACAAATGAGCTATTCCTCCACGATGGGGGTCCAAGACATTTTCACCTCGATCGAGAAGGCTCTTACCATGCTCGAATTTGGATCCGAACCCAAATTTTATAAGCATGACGATGATTCATCAAGCACTGGATCAGCCTCTTCACATGAAACTCTTCATTCAAGATTTTGTATTGAAGATTCTGCTGCTTCTTCTGCTGCAATGCCTGCCATGATGACAAATACTTTGAGTCTCGAAGAACAAGTTTCGAACATGTCCAAGATGATGGAGACGATGATGAAACACATCAAGGACCAAGATGCTCTTATCGCTCAACTGCTCACCCAAAAGGACCACGCTCCTGAAGGAAGCCATATGGATTCTAAAGAGAACCAAGAGCGTGAAAATCCCTCATCTAAAGGTAAAGATAAGGTGAAAGAAGTATACGTGACCGCCGAGGGAACTATCCCCGTAGAACAACTGAAAGAACTTGTTGAAGGcgtgatcaaagataaaaaggagGGTGGTTCAAAGTCAAGCTTTACCTACTGCAAGCCTTACACTGCTAGAATCGACAATCTCGCAATGCCTGCTGGATATCAACCGCCTAAATTTCAACAGTTCGATGGGAAGGGTAGTCCAAAACAACATGTGGCCCATTTTGTCGAAACCTGCAACAACGCTGGAACCTATGGCGACCTTCTAGTCAAACAGTTCGTCCGATCCTTGAAGGGCAACGCGTTTGATTGGTACACTGATCTCACGCCGGGGTCCATCGACAGTTGGGGACAGCTGGAGCACGAATTCTTGAATCGCTTCTACAGCACTAGAAGGACCGTTAGTATGCTGGAATTGACTAACACTCGTCAATGGAAGGATGAACCTGTGGTCAACTATATTGATAGATGGAGAAGTCTGAGTCTCAACTGCAAGGACAGACTGTCTGAACCCTCTGCCATAGAAATGTGCATCCGAGGAATGCATTGGAGCCTAAGCTACATTCTACAGGGTATACGTCCAAACACGTTTGAAGAATTAGCTACTCGTGCTCATGACATGGAGTTAAGCATCACGACCAATGCAACCGATGGGTTTCCTATTCAAGTTTCGCGAGTGCAGCCATCTCGTCAAAATAATGAaaggcaagaaaataaaaaagggggcaAGCCTCCTTCAAGACTTAAGGAGTCCATGGCAATAAACACAGCCCCCATGAAAATTGCTACCAAGGTGAGTCGAAAAATCACCGAAAAAGTAGACTCTTTTCAAAATAGGTCGGCAAGAAGACCTACTTTAAAAGAgatgcaagaaaaggaatacCCATTTCTTGAATCTGATTTACAAGGGATGTTTGATGACCTTTTCAAGGAGAAACTCCTTGAACTTCCTGAAATGAAGCGTCCGGAGGAAGCCGGTCAAGTCAATGATCCGAATTATTGCTGTTATCATCGCTTGATTGGTCACCCTCTCACTAAATGCTTTGTCTTTAAGGACAAAATTATGGAATTAGCCCGCCAAGGAAAAATCCTTCTTGAGGAGGATAAAGCATCGGCAAACCAAACAACAATAATGTTTGGATCTGTGTGTTGCCCGATAGAAGTCCTACCCACATCAAGCAGTGCTCTGTCTGTACAAACGGAATTTGAAAAATCGTCGATTGAAAATGTTGTCGAAGATGATAATGAAGGATGGACTTTAGTTACTCGAAAAAGGACCTGCAAGCCAAAGACAAAGAAGCACATCTTTCCGAAAAGCATGCGCTCGACAAAGGCTAAAGTAATAGTGAAACGACAAAAtgcaacaaagaaacaaaagagagTCGCCACAACACCAATTTCGTTAGATTTTCAGCTTCTTCAAGAGGTTCGACAGCCCGTGACATTGAGAGAATTTATACCCAAAGGGTATTTAAGTGATGATACTGATAAATCCACTTCTTGTAATGTCGTCAAAGCTGAAAATCCTCAAGTCACACAAATTGGCactgaatttgagaaaaaactcaaaatcgATGATAAACCACCGGTGGATTGTGCAACGACCATCATATTTGATGATGACGATTTAACTGTTGAGTTCAAGACCCACAATCGACCTttgtttgttagtgcatatgttCGGGAACAAAAGATGAATCGGATACTCATTGATGGGGGATCTGCTGTCAATATCATGTCCGTACGTGCTATGAAAGAGTTAGGAATCTCAAGTGATGAACTCTCCCAGAGCCGCCTTATGATCCAAGGATTTAACCAAGGGGGGCAAAGAGCAATTGGCCTCATAAGGCTTGAATTGCTCATTGGTGAGCTGTCTTCAAGTGCGTTATTTCATATCATTGAGGCCAAAACCTCTTATAACATGCTCTTGGGAAGGCCCTGGATTcacgagaatgaaattataccatCTACTCTGCATCAATGTTTCAAATATTGTCGAGACGGTATTGTTAAGAAAGTCACTGCCGACGACAAACCGTTCACGGAAGCCGAAACTCACTTTGCCGACGCCAAATTTTATCTtcacaaagaagcaaaaagaaaggaatcggtaagggaagaaagtcaagattccaaagtacccattttgcgGTATACTCCAAGatcaaagagagaagaaggTCAGTCTTCTTTTATCAGAAATGACACATTAAATGTTCTGCTCACCAAGATAGAGTCTATCAAAATTGAGAAGGTGAGCTTGCAAGGGTTTGTCCGCCCCAAAGAAGAGCCGGCAGTGGAACATTACTCGCTACTAACTAATCGGActcaagaaggttttgatccaaaCGCCTATAGACTTCTTGCTAAGGCGGGTTATAACCCAAATGAGAAGAATACATTGGGCAAACTCCCTCCTGAAGTGACTGGCGAGAAGACTCACGGATTGACACCTAcgcagaaaatgttgaaagaaaagGGCTATAATGTTGAAAGTTCATCGATGGGTCTTGGTTATCAACCGCCCTCTCCTGTTCGTATAATGATCAAAAGAGCGAGTTGTAACTATGTGAATGAAGAAATGGAGGTCACAAGCCGAAGGAGGTCTGTGTTCGATAGGTTGGGAAATAAGTCAAAGCGTATTTCTGTGTTTGACAGACTTGGCCCGCAGCCGAAAAATTTGAAACCGCCTGTCTATGAAAGATTAGGCAGTAAAAAGAAAGAGTACCAGATTGCCAAGGAAGAAAGCCTTACTCCAATAAAGAAGAACGGACCAAGAAAGCGAGTCTCCAATTTCTTCATGCACTATGGagacttattcaatgtaagaatTGAAACCATTTTTGAGGAATAGGGTCAAGGAAGTATGGCTTCCTGTCACCATATTACGATCAGTGAtcccgaagaagaagaagaagatgcagacGACGCTCCCCCTGAACTTGAGCAAGGGGTAAAAAATACGGTCGATGAGCTAAAAGAGATTAACCTTGGCACAAACGACGATCCTCGCCCAATTTACATAAGCTCTTGTATgactcctgaagaagaaaaagagtatgTTGATTTGCTGCTCGAGTTCAGGGACGTCTTTGCTTGGAATTACTCAGAAATGCCTAGTTTGGATCCAAGGGTCGCCGTTCATAATTTGTCCGTCAAGCGGGGAATAAAACCTGTCAAGCAAACGCAAAGGCGCTTTCGGCCCGAATTGATTCCCctgatagaaaatgagataaatcGATTGATTGAAGCTGGATTTATACGAGaagtaaaatatccaacatggatttcaagcatcgtccctgtaaggaaaaagaATGGGCAAATTCGAGTTTGTGTTGACTTTCGAGATTTAAACGAGGCTTGCcccaaagatgattttcctctccccatcacagaattgacggtagatgctacaaccgggcatgaagcactatcttttctcgatggatcgtctggctacaatcaaatacgcatggcgcccgaggatgaggagctaactgccttccgcacccccaagggaatttattgctataaagtaatgccgtttggcttgaaaaatgcTGGAGCAACATATCAAAGGGCAATGCAAAGAATTTTTGACGATATGCTCCATAAAAATGTGGAGTGCTATGTCGATGATCttgtggtgaaatcaaagaagcggGAAGATCATATTCAAGACCTTCGAAAAGTTTTCCAACGCCTTCGGAGATACCAACTGAAGATGAATCCTTTGAAGTGTGCGTTCGGAGTCACTTCTGGCAAGTTTCTCGGTTTTATCGTTCATCAGCGAGGAATAGAAGTCGATCGATCTAAAATTGATGCCATCGTGAACATGCCTGAACCGCGaaatattcatgaattgaagagTCTTCAAGGGAAGTTGGCTTATATCCGCaggtttatctctaatttggccGGACGATGCCAACCCTTCAGTCGACTGATGAAGAAATGGGTGCCCTTCGAGTGGGATGAATCGTGTAGGAATGCCTTTACAAGCATCAAAATGTATCTCATGAATCCTCCAGTTTTGGCTGCACCCATCTCAGGAAAACCATTGATTCTCTATATTTTCGCCCAAGAACGGTCGGTTGGGGCcttacttgctcaagaaaacgATGAAGGTAAGGAGAATGCACTGTATTACTTGAGCCGGATGATGACATCTAATGAGTTGAACTACTCGCCCATCGAGAAGTTGTGTTTGGCACTTATATTTGTCATTCAGAAGTTGAAACATTACTTTCAAACACACACTATTCGACTCATATCTAAGTCTAATCCCATTAAATACTTCATGGCAAAACCTGTACTGTCTGATCGACTCGCGAGATGGTACCTCCAGTTTCAacagtttgaaattatttacgTACCTGCGAAGGCTGTCAAAGGACAAATATTGGCAGACTTTTTAGCCGATCATCCCCTACCTGCCGAGTGGGAGTTGACTGATGAACTTCCCGatgaagaagtgtttatggTCGAATCTCCGTGGTCGATGTATTTCGATGGAGCCGCGCACCGTGACGGAGCCGGTGCAGGAATTATCTTTCATACTCCTGAAGCAAATATATTGCCATACTCTTTCACTTTAACACGCCGGTGTTCCAACAATGTGGCTGAATATCAGGCGTTGATTCTCGGTCTTGAAACGGCTGTAGACATGAAACAGTTGCATCTTAGAGTCTAcggtgattcaaaattggtggtAAATCAACTTCTTGGTGTTTATGATGTCAAGAAACCCGAATTGATCCCATATTATAAGTATGCAAGGCAACTCATGGGATATCTGGGCGATGTCACTATAGAACATATCCCTagaaatttcaaccaacaagctgactctttggcaagggtggcgtccatgatcactctgccttctcatcgaaatcagatttcaatatgtcaaagttgggtcatacctccgatgtttgatgaagatgatgatggtgaggaagaaaatgcttatcatatttttgtccatgagatCGAAAAGGAGGATTGGTGTCACCTCATCATTGATTACCTTAATCATGGGAAGTTACCAGAAGATCCTaagaaaagggttgatatacgtcgtcgagcaccacgtttcatttactacaaagggACGCTTTACCGAAAGTCATTCGATGGGGTGTTTCTACGAtgtcttggagaagatgaggccaTGCAAGCAATGGAGGAGGCTCACTCTGGGATATGTGGTGCTCACCAATCTGGCCCGAAATTACACTTTCGCATTAAAAGAATGGGATACTACTGGCCAACAATGGTGAAGGACTGTATCGATTTTGCTAGAAGATGTCAAGCTTGTCAATTCCATGGCAATTTCATccgtcaacctcctgaaccattgCATCCAACTGTAGCTTCTTGGCCGTTCGATGCTTGGGGTTTGGATATAGTTGGACCGCTTCCAAAATCTTCCGGAGGacacatttttattttggcaGCGACGGATTATTTCTCAAAGTGGGCCGAAGCGGTTCCTCTAAGAGAGGTCAAAAAGGAGAATGTAGTAGATTTTATCCGCTCGCACATCATTTATCGATATGGGGTCCCGCGTTATATCATCACCGATAATGGTAAACCTTTTTGCAATGTAGCAATGAACAAACTTtgcgaaaagtttcatttcaaacaatacaattcGTCCATGTACTACGCTGCCGCAAATGGACTCGCTGAAGCATTCAACAAGACCTTATGTaatctgttgaagaaaatcgtggataaatcgaaaagggattggcatcttcggattggagaagcgctttgggcataccgaaccacttttcgaactcccacacaagcaaccccatatgcgcttgtttacggtgttgaagctgttcttccacttgagtgtcaaataccttcgctaagaattgcaattcaagaagggctcagtggagaagataatgttcgtcttcgccttgaggaattagaagcactcgacgaaaagagattggaagCTCAGCAACGGATTGAGTGTTATCAGGCTCGCCTTTCAAAGGCATTCAATAAGCACGTTCGACCCCGCTCTTTTCAAATTGGAGAGTTAGTGCTCGCCGTTCGGAGACCAATCATTCTCACTCATGGCGGACAAAGAAAGTTTACTCCTAAGTGGGATGGTCCATATGTCATTCGAGAAGTATATACAAATGGCTCATACAAGTTGGTTGCCGAAGATGGATTAAGGGTTGGCCCCATCAATGGCAAGTACCTAAAAAGGTACTATGCATAATCGGAACCGCGCGatgctcctggcccgcatgagctaaaactgtggatggcaaccaccaacagtgtagtatgtggttaaactgctgaaacactccaccaagtctaaggtggtaaacaaatagatactcctggcccgcatgaggtTAAAATGCGAACGGCAGGAACTACatgtgacttgattcccttgttgggatacgtaggcagcttGGAGGGCATCctctaagttcagttacaccgctccaaatcaaatccttgtcccttacaaaaaaaaaatgaaaaaagaattttctctttccaaaaaataaaaaaaaataaaaaaaaataataaaatgctcCATTTGAgttcttttctcttaaaaaaaaacatgagataagaaatgaaaagcattttattattcaaaagaaaactcATTACATGGAAAAAATGAGTgataaaataattcaaggaaaagaagaacatggtggaaagtctaaatatcaaatttgtattCCACTACAGCTACTTTATATGATTCAAGTGCAGAATTCATGTCTTCAAGTTCCTTCATTGCGTTATCAGTCATGATGCTAGTATTTTCAATGGAAGATAGCTCATCATGCGCTTGGGTTATTTCAGCCTGGATCTCCTTGAAGGTCTCATACTTTTGATCGATAGTCGAACTGATTTCCAGGCCTTGTTTCTCCAAACTGATGAGTTCCTGTTGCAGAACCTTCTTCCTGTCTTCAATGgactgcaacttttcttcaaga
It contains:
- the LOC113750495 gene encoding uncharacterized protein LOC113750495, producing the protein MASCHHITISDPEEEEEDADDAPPELEQGVKNTVDELKEINLGTNDDPRPIYISSCMTPEEEKEYVDLLLEFRDVFAWNYSEMPSLDPRVAVHNLSVKRGIKPVKQTQRRFRPELIPLIENEINRLIEAGFIRECYVDDLVVKSKKREDHIQDLRKVFQRLRRYQLKMNPLKCAFGVTSGKFLGFIVHQRGIEVDRSKIDAIVNMPEPRNIHELKSLQGKLAYIRRFISNLAGRCQPFSRLMKKWVPFEWDESCRNAFTSIKMYLMNPPVLAAPISGKPLILYIFAQERSVGALLAQENDEGKENALYYLSRMMTSNELNYSPIEKLCLALIFVIQKLKHYFQTHTIRLISKSNPIKYFMAKPVLSDRLARWYLQFQQFEIIYVPAKAVKGQILADFLADHPLPAEWELTDELPDEEVFMVESPWSMYFDGAAHRDGAGAGIIFHTPEANILPYSFTLTRRCSNNVAEYQALILGLETAVDMKQLHLRVYGDSKLVVNQLLGVYDVKKPELIPYYKYARQLMGYLGDARLSKAFNKHVRPRSFQIGELVLAVRRPIILTHGGQRKFTPKWDGPYVIREVYTNGSYKLVAEDGLRVGPINGKYLKRYYA